One stretch of Podospora pseudoanserina strain CBS 124.78 chromosome 4, whole genome shotgun sequence DNA includes these proteins:
- a CDS encoding hypothetical protein (EggNog:ENOG503PWTV), whose translation MSTIPRRSNSTNPRPGSSAFPRVPRSKLAPQPLDLKRSNTTAGTQSSQPQQEQTSRSTPYSSSASERIDPRAPLSPIPSSAGSRSTPYSSNLRERTDLRSSAAPRPLQTAQSLNRRPSNATETTTGHRRRPSLGGESIGQFASSRRPSAPDGHNRRPSASQQQQSSNTSPRRPSAPTHTRRPSGPTYQPQPQRHNLRPSAQQQNHGRRDGGGGGVGGRPPITQQVDQATKTQINQTYAVTMMASPYNPLPFFLPIPLGIAMLLTPSGKDVRGAGPAPMRAGTVGGRR comes from the coding sequence ATGTCTACAATCCCGCGCAGATCAAATTCTACCAATCCCCGTCCAGGGAGCTCTGCCTTCCCCAGAGTCCCCAGGAGCAAGCTTGCGCCCCAGCCATTAGACCTCAAGCGTTCAAACACCACAGCTGGAACCCAgtcatctcaacctcaacaggAACAGACGTCAAGGTCAACCCCCTACTCGTCATCAGCCAGTGAACGCATCGACCCCAGAGCACCCCTCTCACCTATCCCATCCTCTGCCGGCTCCCGCTCAACACCGTACTCCTCCAACCTAAGAGAGCGAACCGACCTCCGCTCTTCCGCAGCCCCCCGACCCCTCCAAACAGCCCAATCCCTCAACCGAAGGCCCTCTAACGCCACAGAAACCACCACAGGCCATAGGCGACGTCCCTCTCTAGGAGGGGAGTCGATCGGCCAATTCGCCTCCAGCCGGCGCCCTTCAGCACCAGACGGGCACAACCGGCGCCCTTCCgcttctcaacaacagcagtcCAGTAACACCTCCCCACGGAGACCCTCGGCACCAACCCATACCCGTCGCCCCTCTGGACCAACCTACCAGCCCCAACCACAACGGCACAATCTTCGTCCTTCAGCACAGCAACAAAATCATGGGCGGAgggatggcggtggaggaggggtagggGGCAGACCGCCGATAACCCAGCAGGTGGACCAGGCGACAAAGACGCAGATTAACCAGACTTATGCGGTTACTATGATGGCTAGTCCGTATAACCCTTTGCCGTTCTTTTTGCCGATTCCTTTGGGGATTGCGATGCTTTTGACGCCGAGCGGGAAGGATGTGAGGGGGGCGGGGCCGGCGCCAATGAGAGCTGGGACTGTGGGTGGGAGGCGGTGA
- a CDS encoding hypothetical protein (EggNog:ENOG503PUIJ), translated as MGPKGEGRKTTPLPTPTWNFAKVASEVEESGNSTNSPLKYHTGGIDDVKHDLLALKKGEVYSRDEFYNRVKAWYKAEIDRVLLLEDHKRAREENHGTRVYCGLSEPDGVDCLLPPRSSTDKVQAPTRVQPSRAAKRKVAPTTAAPATKKRATGRKKKEDQLQYFPLVGGDYELDSYDRERAIIRCDGFFKNAPDNDVSIFILRVSRYIASETTLIHTNGYIRRRKAGNLRCALDSALKRKKYKLPKESKFQSAAVVLPDEDWVDEDQWGPRLPPFPNAGKTYLVEEFLEASKSTAEIPVPEVKMEISPTLGKWPSSGETRGGSRRRKSVDLRLWCPTEEVGQAREKREKELKSNPKRAILEKLERDCT; from the exons ATGGGTCCtaaaggagaaggaagaaaaacGACGCCTCTTCCCACGCCAACATGGAATTTCGCCAAGGTTGCTAGTGAGGTCGAAGAGTCAGGCAACTCCACGAACTCGCCTCTCAAGTACCACACTGGCGGTATAGATGACGTGAAGCACGACTTGCTCGCCCTTAAGAAGGGCGAGGTATACTCACGAGACGAGTTCTACAACCGAGTCAAGGCCTGGTACAAGGCGGAGATCGACCGTGTCCTCTTGCTGGAAGACCACAAGAGG GCGCGCGAAGAAAATCACGGGACAAGAGTCTATTGCGGTCTCTCAGAACCAGACGGCGTAGACTGTCTGCTACCTCCACGCTCGAGCACAGATAAAGTCCAAGCCCCAACGCGAGTCCAACCCTCCAGGGCAGCAAAGCGCAAAGTAGCTCCTACTACCGCTGCCCCAGCCACCAAGAAGCGAGCCACTGGccgaaagaaaaaggaggaccAGTTACAGTACTTCCCCTTGGTGGGAGGTGATTACGAACTTGACTCGTACGATCG GGAGCGTGCCATCATCCGCTGTGATGGATTCTTCAAAAACGCCCCCGACAACGACGtatccatcttcatcctccgcGTCTCGCGCTATATCGCCAGCGAAACCACCCTGATCCACACGAACGGCTACATCCGCAGGCGAAAGGCAGGGAATCTCCGCTGCGCCTTGGATTCCGCTctcaagagaaaaaagtACAAGTTGCCAAAAGAGAGCAAATTCCAATccgcggcggtggtgctcCCTGACGAGGACTGGGTTGACGAGGACCAGTGGGGGCCACGTCTCCCACCTTTCCCAAATGCAGGGAAGACCTACCTCGTGGAAGAGTTCTTGGAGGCCAGTAAGTCCACCGCTGAAATTCCGGTCCCGGAGGTCAAGATGGAGATTAGTCCTACGCTGGGGAAGTGGCCGTCTTCTGGTGAGACGCGTGGAGGCAGCCGGAGAAGGAAATCTGTAGACCTTAGGTTGTGGTGTCCGACTGAAGAGGTTGGTCAagcgagggagaagagggagaaggagttgaagaGTAATCCGAAGAGGGCGATAttggagaagttggagagggattgCACG TGA